One window of the Candidatus Jettenia sp. genome contains the following:
- a CDS encoding glycogen debranching enzyme N-terminal domain-containing protein: MDILKDGDRRKESDRTIIFNRDICHDLSLSAEKEWLETNGIGGYASSTITGANTRRYHGLLMAATRPPLGRSLLLSKVEETLSIGEKQFPFSTNFYPNAIHPEGYKNLIQFSLNPFPTFAYSMSGVDIKKIVFMVHGENTTIILYQVTGRGARPLAPLSLKIRIMIAFRDYHWLTSENPSLKTNYHILPHGIYLQPYEQLPPLYLFHNAQSIDAVQFWYKNMEYPKELERGLDAHEDHFSPFALQFDLNKGIDSYVVASTNACERLDILELLNTEINRRKGLCRKKCDGNGNANLLASPGFPLKKKDIDYFSFHKKEINRTCEKNAVEKTKDITKENLATLIESLLNVSDSFIVKREGDKKSIIAGYHWFGDWGRDTMISLPGLTLVQGRFEDARKILLSYARYVSKGMIPNRFPDYGETPEYNTVDASLWYIHAVYQYLRFTKDFNTVRRDLYNVLKEIIEYYKKGTRYHIHMDTDGLIDAGEEGVQLTWMDAKVGNWVVTPRIGKAVEINALWYNALQIMVFLAREMNLHDESIDYSILAQKVCESFNKLFWFEEGQYLYDFIEGETGNKAIRPNQIFAVSLPHSMLTMRRQKHVMEIVQEHLLTPYGLRTLSPKDKDYVGHCIGGVYERDKAYHQGTVWPWLIGPYISAYARVYADHKNTRKYIEGLFEPFYTHLFESGLGTISEIFDGDPPHTPRGCISQAWSVAEILRAYFEHISDVQEVFPRVSRDILVDF, encoded by the coding sequence ATGGATATTCTTAAAGATGGAGACAGGAGGAAAGAATCCGATAGAACAATCATCTTCAATAGAGATATTTGTCATGACCTTTCCTTAAGCGCAGAAAAGGAGTGGTTAGAGACAAACGGTATTGGTGGCTATGCTTCCTCTACAATAACCGGCGCAAATACAAGGCGGTATCATGGTCTCCTTATGGCTGCTACAAGGCCTCCCTTAGGTCGGTCTTTATTATTATCCAAAGTGGAAGAAACTCTCTCTATAGGAGAGAAGCAGTTTCCGTTCTCTACGAATTTCTACCCAAATGCAATTCATCCTGAAGGATATAAAAATCTTATTCAATTTAGCTTAAATCCATTTCCTACCTTTGCTTATTCTATGAGTGGGGTAGATATAAAAAAAATAGTGTTTATGGTTCACGGTGAAAATACTACTATCATTTTGTATCAAGTGACTGGTAGAGGAGCACGGCCGTTAGCTCCTTTATCCTTGAAGATAAGGATCATGATTGCATTTCGTGATTATCATTGGCTTACCTCCGAAAATCCATCTTTAAAGACCAATTATCATATTCTTCCGCATGGAATATATTTACAGCCATATGAACAACTTCCCCCCCTGTATCTTTTTCATAATGCACAATCAATCGATGCAGTTCAATTCTGGTATAAAAATATGGAATACCCAAAGGAACTCGAACGAGGTCTGGATGCGCACGAAGACCACTTTAGCCCTTTTGCTCTGCAGTTTGATCTGAATAAAGGGATTGATTCCTATGTTGTTGCTTCAACAAATGCATGTGAGAGATTGGATATTTTGGAATTACTCAATACAGAAATTAACCGCAGGAAGGGTCTATGCAGAAAAAAGTGTGATGGGAATGGAAATGCAAATCTCTTAGCTTCCCCCGGTTTCCCTTTGAAAAAGAAGGATATCGATTATTTCTCTTTTCACAAAAAGGAAATAAACCGGACTTGTGAAAAGAATGCGGTAGAAAAGACGAAAGATATAACTAAGGAAAACCTTGCTACATTAATTGAATCCTTATTGAATGTTTCAGATAGCTTCATTGTAAAGCGGGAAGGTGATAAGAAAAGTATTATTGCAGGATATCACTGGTTCGGGGATTGGGGACGGGATACTATGATCTCACTACCTGGACTTACCCTTGTACAGGGAAGATTTGAAGATGCCCGGAAAATATTACTTTCTTATGCCCGGTATGTTAGTAAGGGGATGATTCCCAATCGGTTCCCGGATTATGGAGAGACTCCCGAATACAATACTGTCGATGCATCACTATGGTATATTCATGCAGTATATCAGTATCTGCGTTTTACAAAAGATTTTAATACCGTTCGCAGGGATTTATACAATGTACTAAAGGAGATTATTGAGTATTATAAGAAGGGAACTCGTTACCATATCCATATGGATACGGATGGTCTAATCGATGCTGGTGAAGAAGGGGTGCAGCTGACGTGGATGGATGCTAAAGTGGGGAATTGGGTTGTGACACCACGGATAGGAAAGGCAGTAGAAATCAATGCCCTTTGGTATAATGCACTGCAGATCATGGTATTTCTTGCCCGTGAGATGAATTTACATGATGAGAGTATAGATTATAGTATCTTGGCACAGAAGGTATGCGAGTCATTTAATAAACTCTTCTGGTTTGAAGAAGGGCAGTACCTTTATGATTTTATAGAGGGAGAAACGGGAAATAAGGCCATTCGCCCCAATCAGATATTTGCTGTAAGTTTGCCACATTCGATGTTAACCATGAGAAGACAGAAACATGTGATGGAGATAGTACAGGAGCACCTTTTGACACCTTATGGCCTGAGAACTCTTTCACCAAAAGATAAAGATTATGTGGGGCATTGTATTGGGGGTGTTTATGAGAGAGATAAGGCATATCATCAGGGCACTGTATGGCCGTGGTTAATAGGTCCCTACATTTCAGCTTATGCCAGGGTGTATGCAGACCATAAAAATACACGAAAATATATCGAAGGACTTTTTGAGCCGTTTTATACGCATCTGTTTGAATCCGGCCTGGGAACGATTTCTGAAATATTTGATGGAGACCCTCCTCACACCCCACGCGGGTGTATTTCTCAGGCCTGGAGTGTAGCAGAGATATTACGCGCTTATTTTGAACATATATCTGATGTTCAAGAGGTTTTCCCACGAGTATCGAGAGATATTTTGGTTGATTTTTAA
- a CDS encoding ChaN family lipoprotein: MTRTTGVSIVYCEDYDKEKVISAIDQIFQHFGGIQSIIKKGTRVLLKPNFIKESTPEECAVTHPIIIEVIAKKILEMGATPIIGDSPAFGSVSKIARRIGLDHFAKEHGIEIIELNMPRRIKTKCGGKSFSLTVSGKALDVDTIINLPKLKAHVQLLYTAAVKNMYGCVSGKRKAWRHLQSHDDLSWYTEMLLANYQAVKPTFTIVDAVMAMEKHGPTGGTPRQVSLILGGIDCIAIDRVLAEVLCVSPSQVPLLKAAKLHNIGEQNMTNIEIFGKSLSTVKISDFILPKLVPIGFNTFKVMKSLAKHLWMKGFSKTILFLLTSNFLLPMYAFSEADRLKNFPSQVAHHDIVHIPTGEKVQFSDLTRFFDCASVLYVGETHANRAAHQVQLKVLQAYYEKFGSNIAIGMEMFTRPYQPFLDQWVAGEIDEEKFLEDTRWDKEWGYDYSLYKDIFDFAREKKIPIIALNAPKELVKMLHNKGLKNLSEEEKKKLPEIDTTDFFHRIYLKKAIMEHVGSSTDFERYNDVQSLWEEYMAQTIVDYLSSWEGKDKKFLTFVGNGHIVYDFGIPKRVFRRTPLPYYTIYPAEFTEGKPTGNQDLFSTDIPLEPADFVWAIPPVEKEKKMVYLGVQLQKTSDDKLVIQEIGQNSPAEKAGFMVGDSILSIDGRVAKNVMDLVHYLQTKQFGDTCNVEIERGGTKITYSVTLFEIE, translated from the coding sequence ATGACACGTACGACAGGCGTATCTATTGTTTACTGCGAGGATTATGATAAAGAAAAGGTCATTTCCGCTATCGATCAGATTTTTCAGCATTTTGGCGGTATCCAGAGCATTATAAAAAAGGGAACACGGGTATTATTAAAACCAAATTTTATAAAGGAGAGCACGCCTGAAGAATGTGCGGTTACTCATCCTATAATCATAGAAGTGATAGCCAAAAAGATACTGGAGATGGGGGCCACACCCATTATTGGTGATAGTCCTGCTTTTGGTTCTGTCTCAAAAATTGCAAGGCGGATAGGTCTTGACCACTTTGCAAAGGAGCATGGTATCGAGATTATCGAACTTAATATGCCACGCAGGATAAAAACAAAATGCGGAGGAAAATCATTTTCACTCACCGTTTCTGGTAAGGCGTTGGATGTAGATACCATCATAAACCTTCCCAAACTGAAAGCCCATGTGCAATTGCTCTATACCGCCGCAGTGAAGAATATGTACGGATGTGTCAGCGGCAAGAGAAAGGCATGGCGGCATCTTCAGTCGCATGATGACCTGAGCTGGTATACAGAAATGCTCTTAGCAAATTACCAGGCTGTGAAACCTACTTTTACCATCGTGGATGCCGTTATGGCTATGGAAAAACATGGGCCAACGGGTGGAACACCCAGACAGGTTTCTTTAATCCTCGGAGGTATTGACTGCATCGCCATTGACCGTGTCCTGGCAGAGGTCCTCTGCGTTTCACCATCTCAGGTACCTCTTCTAAAAGCCGCCAAGCTACATAACATAGGAGAACAAAATATGACTAACATAGAGATTTTTGGCAAATCATTGTCCACCGTGAAGATATCGGATTTTATACTTCCAAAACTCGTGCCAATAGGATTTAATACCTTTAAGGTCATGAAGAGTCTTGCTAAACATCTTTGGATGAAGGGTTTTTCCAAAACTATATTATTTCTTTTAACAAGTAATTTTTTATTACCTATGTACGCCTTTTCAGAAGCAGATAGATTAAAAAACTTCCCATCACAGGTCGCTCACCATGATATTGTCCATATCCCAACGGGTGAAAAGGTACAATTTTCTGACCTTACCCGTTTTTTTGATTGTGCAAGTGTGCTCTACGTTGGCGAAACCCACGCGAATAGGGCAGCCCACCAGGTGCAGCTAAAGGTGCTTCAGGCATACTATGAAAAATTTGGGAGTAACATAGCCATTGGTATGGAGATGTTTACAAGACCATACCAACCTTTTTTAGACCAGTGGGTTGCAGGAGAGATTGACGAGGAAAAATTTCTTGAGGATACACGATGGGATAAAGAGTGGGGATATGATTATTCTTTGTACAAAGACATCTTTGACTTTGCCCGAGAAAAGAAAATCCCCATAATCGCCCTGAATGCACCCAAGGAATTGGTAAAAATGCTGCACAATAAGGGGTTGAAAAATTTGAGCGAGGAAGAGAAAAAAAAATTGCCGGAAATTGATACAACCGATTTCTTTCATAGAATCTATTTGAAAAAAGCCATTATGGAACATGTAGGTAGTTCAACAGATTTTGAAAGATATAATGATGTACAATCTTTATGGGAGGAATACATGGCTCAGACGATTGTAGATTATTTATCCTCATGGGAAGGGAAAGATAAGAAGTTTCTCACCTTTGTAGGGAATGGCCATATTGTGTATGATTTTGGAATCCCGAAAAGGGTGTTTCGCCGCACTCCTCTCCCCTATTACACCATCTATCCGGCCGAATTCACTGAGGGAAAACCGACGGGTAATCAAGACTTGTTTTCAACAGACATCCCCCTGGAACCAGCCGATTTTGTTTGGGCTATCCCACCGGTAGAAAAGGAAAAAAAGATGGTATACCTGGGAGTACAACTTCAAAAAACAAGCGACGATAAATTAGTTATCCAGGAAATAGGCCAGAACAGTCCTGCTGAAAAGGCAGGTTTCATGGTAGGTGATAGTATCTTATCAATTGATGGAAGAGTAGCAAAAAATGTCATGGATCTGGTCCATTATTTACAAACAAAGCAGTTTGGCGATACCTGTAATGTGGAGATTGAGCGTGGCGGGACTAAGATCACCTATTCAGTCACTCTTTTTGAAATAGAATAA
- a CDS encoding sensor domain-containing diguanylate cyclase: protein MTASVDNNLYKHLLEILYDGVYFVDCTRKILYWNKGAEKITGYMSSEVVGKRCVDTVLNHVDTCGIKFYTTACPLFETIRDYRPREVEVYIQHKKGHRIPVFVRTAPLLDSNEHITGAVEIFSDNTPKLLINQRIKDLEKMALLDPLTELANRRYIEMSIQSKLDELCRYGRSFGIFFMDIDHFKKINDAYGHSVGDKVLKMVTKTLLHSVRTSDIVGRWGGEEFIAITPNVDKERLHFISKKLHALVGHSSFPIGSDIIQVTISIGATIAQPDDTVNTLLERSDKLMYCSKISGRNRTSIG, encoded by the coding sequence ATGACAGCATCTGTAGATAACAATCTATATAAACATCTCCTGGAAATCCTGTATGATGGGGTTTACTTTGTTGATTGTACAAGAAAGATTCTTTACTGGAATAAAGGGGCAGAAAAAATTACCGGATATATGAGTTCTGAGGTAGTAGGGAAACGATGTGTCGATACTGTGCTCAATCATGTTGATACGTGTGGTATTAAATTTTATACAACGGCATGTCCATTGTTTGAAACAATAAGGGATTATAGGCCCCGAGAAGTAGAAGTATATATCCAACACAAAAAAGGACATCGGATACCTGTTTTCGTACGTACAGCACCACTTCTCGACTCAAACGAGCATATTACCGGGGCAGTTGAAATATTCAGTGATAATACACCAAAGCTTCTCATTAATCAGAGAATTAAAGACCTTGAGAAAATGGCATTACTCGATCCACTTACAGAGTTGGCAAACAGACGCTATATCGAGATGAGCATACAAAGCAAATTGGATGAATTGTGCCGATACGGCAGATCTTTTGGAATTTTCTTCATGGATATTGATCACTTCAAGAAAATAAACGATGCATATGGCCATAGTGTTGGAGATAAGGTATTGAAAATGGTAACGAAGACACTATTACATTCTGTTAGGACATCTGATATTGTAGGCCGCTGGGGTGGAGAAGAATTTATCGCAATCACTCCAAATGTTGATAAAGAACGATTGCATTTTATTTCAAAGAAGCTTCATGCCCTTGTTGGACATTCCAGTTTTCCTATAGGATCAGATATTATCCAGGTTACTATCTCTATTGGCGCTACAATTGCGCAACCGGATGATACGGTAAACACATTATTGGAACGGTCTGATAAGCTTATGTACTGTAGCAAAATTTCCGGAAGAAATCGTACATCAATAGGTTAA
- a CDS encoding valine--tRNA ligase, translating to MRTKLSTQYNPKEIDDKWYQFWKEKGFFHSEPNPSQKPYTIVIPPPNVTGVLHMGHALNNIIQDILIRWRRMQGYNTLWMPGTDHAGIATQNVVERELAAKHKKREHLGRERFIEEVWKWKNQYGSTIIKQLKKLGSSCDWNRERFTMDEGLSTAVKEAFVRLFEKGLIYKGKYMINWCPRCCTALADDEVEHEEHEGNLWYIKYPFRDAPHLYFIVATTRPETMLGDVAVAVNPKDDRFKDMIGEILTLPIIGRELPIIADDFVDPSFGTGAVKVTPAHDPNDFEIGKRHTLTPIVIMHENGIMNENAGDYEGLDRFECRNALVEELKLKKYIENVAPHKHSVGHCYRCHTVIEPYISDQWFVKMRPLADAAIKTTQEKSITFFPDRWEKIYLSWLENVRDWCISRQIWWGHRIPAWYCQECRATTVARETPMKCSKCGSTQLKQDEDVLDTWFSSALWPFSTMGWPKETPELLYYYPTSTLVTDRGIIYFWVARMVMMGLEMMHQVPFSNVYIHGTILDEQGRKMSKSLGNGIDPLVMIDTYGADAVRFSIIILTTEGQDIKLSESKFEMGRNFTNKLWNAARFVMMNLEEECPKEITIEPGDYQFEDMWILNRLDATIEACTSSLEQFKFNDAAMKIYDFMWHAFCDWYLEIVKARLYEPVSPRDKKVAQTVLAGVFNQMLRMLHPFIPFITEELWQNLKQTISENKIDIGDDIHGKAIICNTWPRATKQYGDHIEKTMVILQDIIRAIRNIRSKMNIMEKQKLNAVISFSENGEFELKEHTDLLRRMANLEHLEIGKNLTKPINSASEVIGQIQAFVPLTGIIDPMAEKERQLKHLKQLEDHLLVVRRKLENQNFVARAPAHVVAMEQNRQKELLDQIGKVRLILHDLECRM from the coding sequence ATGCGGACAAAACTGTCAACACAATACAACCCAAAAGAGATAGACGACAAATGGTATCAGTTTTGGAAGGAAAAAGGGTTTTTTCATAGTGAACCAAACCCCTCTCAGAAACCATATACTATTGTTATTCCTCCTCCAAATGTTACTGGTGTGCTTCATATGGGACACGCCTTAAACAATATTATTCAAGATATTTTGATCCGATGGAGACGCATGCAGGGATACAACACCCTGTGGATGCCTGGTACGGACCATGCAGGCATTGCTACTCAAAATGTAGTTGAACGGGAATTAGCAGCTAAACACAAAAAGCGTGAACATCTGGGACGGGAACGTTTTATAGAAGAGGTCTGGAAATGGAAAAATCAGTACGGCTCAACTATTATTAAACAATTGAAAAAACTGGGAAGCTCATGCGACTGGAACCGAGAAAGATTTACGATGGATGAAGGCCTCTCAACCGCAGTAAAAGAAGCATTTGTGAGATTGTTTGAGAAGGGCTTAATCTATAAAGGCAAATACATGATTAACTGGTGTCCCCGATGCTGTACAGCTTTAGCCGATGATGAGGTCGAGCATGAAGAACATGAGGGGAATCTGTGGTATATAAAATATCCGTTCAGGGACGCTCCGCATCTCTATTTTATCGTAGCAACAACACGCCCTGAAACCATGCTGGGTGATGTTGCTGTAGCCGTTAACCCGAAAGATGACCGCTTTAAGGATATGATAGGTGAAATCCTTACCCTCCCTATTATCGGGCGGGAATTGCCAATTATTGCCGATGATTTTGTAGATCCATCTTTTGGAACCGGTGCAGTTAAAGTTACACCTGCTCACGATCCTAATGACTTTGAGATTGGCAAACGCCATACGTTAACCCCCATTGTTATTATGCATGAGAATGGGATTATGAATGAGAATGCAGGCGATTACGAAGGACTGGATCGTTTTGAGTGCAGAAATGCTCTGGTAGAAGAATTAAAATTAAAAAAATACATTGAAAATGTCGCCCCTCATAAGCATTCAGTTGGGCATTGTTACCGATGCCATACCGTCATTGAACCTTATATCTCTGATCAGTGGTTTGTAAAGATGCGTCCCCTTGCAGATGCAGCGATAAAGACAACACAGGAAAAGTCTATAACATTCTTCCCTGATCGATGGGAAAAGATATACTTAAGTTGGCTGGAAAATGTCCGGGATTGGTGTATCTCAAGACAAATCTGGTGGGGGCATCGTATTCCTGCCTGGTATTGTCAAGAGTGCAGGGCAACCACAGTAGCACGTGAAACACCTATGAAATGTTCAAAATGTGGTAGTACTCAATTGAAACAAGATGAAGATGTACTTGATACATGGTTCAGTTCTGCTCTATGGCCTTTTTCCACAATGGGGTGGCCTAAGGAAACACCTGAATTACTGTATTACTACCCTACGTCTACCCTTGTTACTGACCGGGGAATTATCTATTTCTGGGTAGCCCGAATGGTTATGATGGGACTCGAAATGATGCATCAAGTCCCTTTCTCTAATGTCTACATCCATGGTACAATCCTCGATGAACAGGGAAGGAAAATGAGCAAATCGCTGGGGAACGGCATTGATCCCCTTGTTATGATTGATACCTATGGAGCAGATGCTGTGCGATTTTCGATTATTATCCTAACTACGGAAGGCCAGGATATAAAACTTTCGGAAAGCAAATTTGAGATGGGTCGTAACTTTACGAATAAACTCTGGAATGCAGCACGGTTTGTTATGATGAATTTAGAAGAAGAATGTCCGAAAGAGATTACCATTGAACCCGGAGATTATCAATTTGAAGACATGTGGATACTCAACCGGTTAGATGCAACAATTGAGGCCTGTACTTCATCTCTAGAACAATTCAAGTTTAATGATGCGGCCATGAAAATCTATGATTTTATGTGGCACGCCTTCTGCGATTGGTACCTGGAAATCGTTAAAGCTCGTCTCTATGAGCCGGTAAGTCCCAGGGATAAAAAGGTAGCACAAACAGTATTGGCAGGGGTATTTAATCAAATGCTCCGTATGTTACATCCTTTTATTCCTTTTATTACAGAAGAATTGTGGCAAAATTTAAAGCAAACTATTTCTGAAAATAAAATTGATATTGGGGATGATATACACGGTAAGGCCATTATCTGTAATACCTGGCCCAGGGCGACAAAACAATATGGAGATCATATCGAAAAAACCATGGTCATCCTGCAGGATATTATCCGTGCTATTCGGAATATACGGAGTAAAATGAATATCATGGAAAAACAAAAATTGAATGCTGTGATCTCTTTTTCAGAAAATGGCGAGTTCGAATTGAAAGAGCATACAGACCTCCTTAGGCGAATGGCCAACCTTGAACATTTAGAGATTGGTAAAAATCTTACGAAACCCATTAACTCTGCTTCTGAAGTTATTGGACAGATACAAGCATTTGTGCCGCTTACAGGTATTATAGATCCGATGGCTGAAAAAGAGCGGCAACTAAAGCATTTAAAACAACTGGAAGACCATTTACTCGTGGTAAGGCGTAAGCTGGAAAATCAAAATTTTGTTGCAAGGGCACCCGCGCATGTTGTAGCAATGGAACAGAATCGCCAGAAGGAATTGTTAGATCAGATTGGTAAGGTAAGACTCATTTTGCACGATCTTGAGTGCAGAATGTGA
- a CDS encoding SUMF1/EgtB/PvdO family nonheme iron enzyme: MKKKFYIPVFYIMVSYFISISGLHAEISTSPAITKKCPTCNKVYSEKTKFCAEDGSKLVEIPGKMVCPDCNKEGAPGEKFCKEHGKKLVSPSEVSPPQETDAIENKKEIAKKYYKEGNDHCDAESYDLAIESYKKAEEMFSDFPALHYNMGWVYGKLGSAEKAIQHLQKYIVLAPDATDLTEVQSYIIILKQALEKQKNLRDTFKNRDETMKKALIEQKQKYGSVTIPAGEFTMGTNEAREDAFPEHKVYLDAFKIDRYEVTNAQYWEFLEYMKKTNDHSKCFKGEPSGKDHTPRFWENEYYNVPDYPIVRIDWYDAYAYAAWAGKRLPTEAEWEKAARGLDGRKFPWGNEWNPARCNLSGDPKPVGSVESGKSIYGCYDMAGSVHEWCADWYLNTYYAESPHQNPKGPDNGIRRVIRGGSRFSQPFQVRTNTRKSEQPDLFNQALGFRCASDVKEKK, translated from the coding sequence ATGAAAAAAAAATTTTATATCCCTGTATTTTACATCATGGTATCATACTTTATTTCGATCTCAGGTCTTCACGCCGAGATATCTACTTCACCTGCAATAACCAAAAAATGCCCGACATGTAATAAGGTGTATTCAGAAAAGACAAAATTTTGCGCTGAAGACGGATCAAAATTAGTAGAGATACCAGGAAAGATGGTATGCCCTGATTGCAATAAAGAAGGGGCTCCGGGAGAAAAATTCTGTAAAGAACACGGAAAGAAACTTGTTTCACCTTCTGAGGTATCTCCCCCTCAGGAAACAGACGCTATAGAAAACAAGAAAGAAATTGCTAAAAAATATTATAAAGAAGGCAATGACCATTGCGATGCCGAATCATATGATTTAGCGATAGAGTCATACAAAAAAGCGGAAGAAATGTTTTCTGATTTTCCGGCGCTTCATTATAACATGGGTTGGGTTTATGGCAAATTAGGAAGCGCGGAAAAGGCAATACAGCATTTACAAAAGTATATCGTACTCGCGCCGGATGCTACCGATCTCACGGAGGTACAAAGTTATATCATCATTCTAAAACAAGCGCTGGAGAAGCAGAAGAATCTTCGGGATACTTTCAAAAATCGGGATGAAACCATGAAGAAGGCGTTGATTGAGCAGAAACAAAAATATGGAAGCGTTACCATACCGGCAGGCGAGTTTACTATGGGGACGAATGAAGCCAGAGAAGACGCATTTCCGGAACATAAGGTCTATTTGGATGCATTTAAAATTGACCGCTATGAAGTAACAAATGCCCAATACTGGGAATTTTTAGAGTATATGAAAAAGACAAACGATCATAGCAAATGTTTTAAGGGAGAACCAAGTGGGAAAGATCATACCCCAAGATTCTGGGAAAACGAGTACTATAACGTTCCGGATTACCCTATTGTTAGAATTGATTGGTATGATGCCTATGCGTATGCTGCCTGGGCAGGGAAACGGTTACCTACCGAGGCTGAATGGGAAAAGGCAGCGCGGGGATTGGATGGAAGAAAGTTTCCCTGGGGAAATGAGTGGAATCCCGCCCGATGCAATCTCAGCGGAGACCCCAAGCCCGTGGGAAGTGTAGAAAGCGGAAAGAGTATTTACGGCTGCTACGATATGGCCGGCAGCGTTCATGAGTGGTGTGCCGATTGGTATCTGAATACGTATTATGCTGAATCCCCACATCAAAACCCTAAAGGTCCTGATAACGGCATCAGGCGCGTAATACGGGGGGGATCTCGTTTTTCTCAGCCATTCCAGGTACGAACTAACACGAGAAAATCGGAACAACCTGATTTGTTTAACCAGGCATTAGGGTTTCGCTGTGCAAGTGATGTAAAAGAGAAAAAGTAA